The Flavobacterium psychrophilum genome includes a region encoding these proteins:
- a CDS encoding excisionase: MEQVLTFEQLPKAVTMLTQQVSELKQLLLESRQLNTSISQPEQLLNIQQAAEFLNLTVATMYTKVSKGELPVMKRGKRLYFSQTELLEYLKTGRKKSYAEVQAEAANYLKKKGGYNG; encoded by the coding sequence ATGGAACAGGTTTTAACCTTTGAACAATTACCCAAAGCGGTAACGATGCTAACCCAACAAGTTAGCGAACTAAAACAACTATTGCTGGAGAGCCGCCAGCTAAATACTTCCATCTCCCAACCCGAGCAGCTTTTAAACATTCAGCAGGCAGCAGAATTCTTAAATCTTACTGTTGCTACAATGTACACGAAAGTAAGCAAAGGTGAACTGCCAGTAATGAAGCGTGGAAAACGCCTTTATTTTAGTCAAACTGAATTGCTGGAATATCTTAAGACCGGCCGCAAAAAAAGCTATGCTGAGGTACAGGCTGAAGCTGCCAACTACCTAAAAAAGAAAGGAGGCTATAATGGCTAA
- a CDS encoding DNA primase, with amino-acid sequence MLPHYEILQELIEQIEQLDFHILAFPEILKLREKLVNTKPESEEADNLRKRIDKHKINNKHLLVLSIENLISIATSNRWGLCKNNDFIYLYNSTYWAAIEEPVFQKFLGEAAEKMGVTKFSARFYQFRESLLKQFLATAYLPSPKTDNSKVLINLQNGTFEISGNDLQLRPFNHNDFITYQLPFDYDPQAKAPLFEKYLNTVLPDIQRQKVLAEYLGYVFIKNGSNAVKEEKALILYGTGANGKSVFFEVVSALLGTENTSNFSLQSLTNDNGYFRAAIANKLVNYASEINGKLDAAIFKQLTSGEPVEARHPYGRAFQISQYAKLIFNCNELPKDVEQTNAFFRRFLIIPFDVTIPTEQQDKQLHTKIIENELSGVFNWVLDGLNRLLEQKRFSDCDAAQVAVEQYKTQSDSVKMFVDENGFIKSAAQYKLIKELYQEYRSFCSEDGFIPVNKSNFIKRLSAIEIYINRINIGNVAYIESKANF; translated from the coding sequence GTGTTACCTCATTATGAAATTTTACAGGAGCTTATTGAGCAGATTGAGCAGCTGGACTTTCATATACTGGCTTTTCCTGAAATTTTAAAATTGCGTGAAAAATTAGTTAATACAAAACCTGAAAGTGAAGAAGCAGATAACTTACGTAAACGAATTGATAAACACAAGATTAACAATAAGCATTTATTGGTTTTAAGTATTGAAAATTTAATTTCTATTGCTACAAGTAACCGATGGGGATTATGTAAAAACAATGATTTTATTTACCTGTATAATAGCACCTACTGGGCTGCTATCGAAGAACCGGTATTTCAAAAGTTTTTAGGAGAGGCAGCTGAGAAAATGGGTGTAACAAAATTTTCGGCGAGGTTTTACCAATTTAGGGAAAGCCTATTAAAACAGTTCCTTGCAACCGCTTATTTACCAAGCCCCAAAACTGATAACAGTAAAGTACTTATTAATCTTCAAAATGGCACATTTGAAATAAGTGGGAATGATTTACAATTACGCCCTTTTAATCACAATGATTTTATCACCTATCAACTCCCCTTTGATTATGACCCACAGGCCAAAGCACCCCTGTTTGAGAAGTACTTAAATACCGTCTTGCCCGATATACAACGTCAAAAAGTATTAGCCGAATACCTGGGTTATGTGTTTATAAAAAATGGCTCAAATGCAGTAAAGGAAGAAAAGGCACTAATCTTATATGGAACTGGAGCAAATGGCAAATCGGTTTTCTTTGAAGTGGTTAGTGCTTTACTAGGTACTGAAAACACGAGTAATTTTTCATTGCAAAGCTTAACCAATGATAACGGTTATTTTAGGGCTGCTATTGCTAATAAACTGGTAAACTATGCTAGTGAGATAAATGGTAAGCTGGATGCTGCAATATTCAAACAGTTAACATCCGGCGAACCTGTTGAAGCCCGACATCCTTATGGCCGTGCATTTCAAATATCACAATACGCAAAATTAATATTCAACTGCAATGAATTACCAAAAGATGTAGAACAAACTAATGCGTTCTTTAGAAGGTTTCTAATAATACCTTTTGATGTAACCATACCAACAGAACAACAGGACAAGCAGCTCCATACCAAAATTATCGAAAATGAATTATCAGGTGTCTTTAACTGGGTATTAGATGGACTTAACAGACTTTTAGAACAAAAACGATTTTCTGATTGTGATGCGGCGCAAGTTGCTGTTGAACAATATAAAACGCAATCAGATAGTGTAAAGATGTTTGTTGATGAAAATGGTTTTATCAAAAGTGCAGCCCAGTACAAGCTTATAAAAGAACTGTACCAAGAGTATCGCTCTTTTTGCAGTGAAGATGGTTTTATCCCTGTCAACAAAAGCAATTTCATTAAAAGATTGTCTGCAATTGAAATATACATAAACCGCATCAATATTGGCAATGTAGCTTATATTGAAAGTAAAGCTAATTTCTAA
- a CDS encoding deoxyribonuclease HsdR: protein MTKQPEYILEENLVNQLVDLGYKKVIIKDEAELIANLKTQLEKHNATTLSDYEFKQVLNHLAKGNIFEKAKTLRNKVAYTKDDGNTGYIELVNQLQWCQNQYQVTHQITMDGMYKNRYDVTILVNGLPLVQVELKRRGLELKEAFNQTGRYEGQSYHSGSGLFGYVQLFVISNGVNTKYYANAPLNQRSFKQTFFWANPDNSKITQLQDFANVFLEPCQLSKMITKYIVLNESAKILMALRPYQYYAVEAIVERVKTTTKFGYIWHTTGSGKTLTSFKASQILTNLDEVHKVVFVVDRKDLDYQTIKEFNSFSDGSVDGTTNTSALVKQFGNDTKLIVTTIQKLNTAVLKERHLTHMDKLKDKRIVFIFDECHRSQFGDTHKRIKEYFTNAQMFGFTGTPIFAPNAAKNDHGKRTTKDLFEDCLHKYVITDAIRDQNVLKFSIEYISTFKGKEGVEDINVDDIDRAEVMEAPERLNAVADYIIANHSRKTHNRAFTSIFCVQDVNSLTRYYDLLKKKKDEGKHNLKIATIFSYEANPDIDDSDANGFVEEESLSFLGEPETRYGIHPREKLESYIADYNGMFSTNYSTNEFYQYYNDIAKRVKAKQVDILLVVNMFLTGFDSKILNTIYVDKNLKYHGLIQAYSRTNRILNEVKSQGNVVCFRNLKEATDKAIELFANKDAVEVILLKPYENYVDSFEKAVEKLLAIAPTVDSINNLPSEEQVLEFVTAFRELMRIKNVLNTFTEFTFDDLPITEQDFEDYKSKYLDIRDTVKNEKEKVSILNDIDFELELIHRDEINVVYILNLLVKLKETTSKAEREKQEKVISDIMASDIQLRSKKELIEKFILQNLPNIEDTSNLTDEFESYWNLEKLRAIEHLATNENLSFDRLQVLVGRYLFTQKAPLREDIIEVMNERPGLKDRATVTQRVLDKIVDFVETFIDGM from the coding sequence ATGACCAAACAACCGGAATACATATTAGAAGAAAACTTAGTAAACCAGCTTGTAGACTTAGGATATAAAAAGGTAATCATTAAAGATGAAGCCGAACTTATAGCTAACCTTAAAACCCAGCTGGAAAAACATAATGCTACTACCCTATCAGATTACGAGTTTAAGCAGGTATTAAACCACCTTGCTAAAGGCAATATTTTTGAAAAGGCCAAAACTCTGCGCAATAAGGTTGCCTATACTAAAGACGATGGTAATACGGGTTATATCGAACTGGTAAACCAACTTCAGTGGTGTCAAAACCAGTATCAGGTTACACACCAAATCACGATGGATGGTATGTATAAAAACCGTTATGATGTTACCATACTGGTTAACGGCCTCCCATTGGTTCAGGTAGAACTTAAACGCCGTGGCTTAGAGCTTAAGGAAGCTTTTAACCAAACAGGGCGTTATGAAGGACAAAGTTACCACAGTGGTAGCGGGTTGTTTGGCTACGTGCAGCTGTTTGTTATCAGCAACGGGGTAAATACTAAGTATTATGCTAATGCACCGCTAAACCAACGCAGCTTTAAGCAAACTTTCTTTTGGGCAAATCCTGACAATAGCAAAATTACCCAGCTGCAGGATTTCGCCAATGTATTCTTAGAGCCGTGCCAACTCAGTAAAATGATAACCAAGTACATTGTACTTAATGAGTCGGCTAAGATATTAATGGCCTTGCGCCCCTATCAGTACTATGCTGTAGAGGCTATTGTAGAGCGTGTAAAGACGACTACTAAATTTGGTTATATATGGCATACCACCGGCTCAGGTAAAACACTTACCTCTTTTAAAGCCAGCCAAATACTCACTAACCTCGATGAGGTACATAAAGTAGTATTTGTTGTAGACCGCAAAGACCTGGACTATCAAACCATAAAAGAGTTTAACTCCTTTAGCGATGGCAGTGTAGATGGTACGACAAATACAAGCGCACTGGTAAAGCAATTTGGTAATGATACCAAGCTTATAGTTACAACCATACAAAAACTAAACACAGCGGTACTTAAAGAACGTCATTTAACCCATATGGATAAGCTGAAGGATAAGCGCATAGTGTTTATTTTCGACGAATGCCACCGTAGCCAGTTTGGCGATACCCATAAGCGTATTAAAGAGTATTTCACCAATGCTCAGATGTTCGGGTTTACCGGTACACCAATATTTGCACCAAACGCCGCTAAGAATGACCACGGTAAACGCACGACCAAAGACCTTTTTGAAGACTGCCTTCACAAGTATGTTATTACCGATGCCATTCGTGACCAAAATGTACTGAAGTTTAGCATTGAATATATAAGCACCTTTAAAGGAAAAGAAGGTGTTGAAGATATTAACGTAGATGACATTGACCGCGCTGAGGTTATGGAAGCCCCAGAGCGGCTTAATGCTGTTGCCGATTATATAATAGCCAACCACAGCCGCAAAACGCATAACAGGGCATTTACGTCGATATTTTGTGTTCAGGATGTAAATTCGCTTACCCGCTATTACGACCTGCTAAAAAAGAAAAAAGATGAAGGCAAACACAATTTAAAGATTGCGACCATATTTTCTTATGAGGCGAATCCCGATATAGATGATAGCGATGCAAATGGCTTTGTAGAAGAAGAAAGTCTTTCATTTTTAGGCGAACCCGAAACACGTTACGGCATACACCCGCGTGAAAAGTTAGAAAGCTACATAGCCGATTATAACGGTATGTTCAGTACCAACTATAGTACTAATGAATTTTACCAGTATTACAACGACATTGCAAAACGCGTAAAAGCCAAACAGGTAGATATATTGCTTGTGGTAAATATGTTCCTTACCGGGTTTGACAGCAAAATACTTAACACCATTTATGTAGATAAAAACCTGAAATACCACGGGCTTATACAGGCGTATTCGCGTACTAACCGTATTTTAAACGAAGTTAAATCACAGGGTAATGTAGTTTGTTTCCGTAATCTAAAAGAAGCCACAGATAAAGCCATAGAGCTTTTTGCAAATAAAGATGCTGTTGAAGTAATATTACTTAAGCCATATGAGAACTATGTGGATAGTTTTGAGAAAGCCGTAGAAAAGCTTTTAGCAATAGCCCCAACGGTTGACAGCATTAATAACTTACCAAGCGAAGAGCAGGTACTAGAATTTGTTACCGCATTCAGGGAACTAATGCGTATTAAGAACGTTCTAAACACTTTTACAGAATTTACCTTTGATGATTTGCCTATCACTGAGCAGGATTTTGAAGACTACAAAAGCAAATATCTTGACATTAGGGATACAGTTAAGAATGAAAAGGAAAAAGTATCTATACTAAATGATATTGATTTTGAGCTGGAATTAATTCACCGCGATGAAATCAATGTGGTATATATCCTTAACCTATTGGTTAAACTCAAAGAAACAACCAGTAAAGCCGAACGCGAAAAGCAGGAAAAGGTTATCAGTGACATTATGGCTTCAGATATTCAGCTAAGGAGCAAGAAAGAACTTATTGAAAAGTTCATACTTCAAAACCTGCCAAATATTGAGGACACCTCTAACCTTACAGATGAATTTGAAAGTTATTGGAATTTAGAAAAGCTCAGAGCTATTGAACATTTGGCTACAAATGAGAACCTCAGCTTTGACAGATTGCAGGTTTTGGTAGGCCGATACCTGTTTACGCAAAAAGCCCCTCTAAGGGAAGATATTATTGAAGTAATGAACGAACGCCCCGGACTTAAAGACCGTGCCACTGTTACGCAGCGGGTGCTAGATAAAATTGTAGATTTTGTAGAAACCTTTATAGATGGGATGTAA